Proteins encoded within one genomic window of Festucalex cinctus isolate MCC-2025b chromosome 18, RoL_Fcin_1.0, whole genome shotgun sequence:
- the vps11 gene encoding vacuolar protein sorting-associated protein 11 homolog — translation MAAFLQWRKFVFFDKDIVKDPSDNGKTFMLPSGISACDSGRGHIVLGDMGGNIWLLMRALQLTTFQAYKLRVTHIYQLKQHSILVTVGQDEHGINPLVKVWNLDKKDSGSPLCTRIFPAIPGNKPTEVSCLSVHENLNFMAIGFTDGSVVLTKGDITRDRHSKTLTLHEGTIPVTGLAFRQVAKVTHLYVATLEKVHCYTLTVKEYPKVELDTHGCALRCSSLTDPSQDSQFIVAGDECVYLYQPDERGPCFAFDGTKLLARWHRGYLFLVIRNTKTRFASSPSDKQLLTIYDLDNKFIAYSALFDDVIDVVAEWGSFYVLTRDGKMHILQEKDTQTKLEMLFKKNLFVMAINLAKSQHLDSDGLSEIFRQYGDHLYLKGDHDGAIQQYIRTIGKLEPSYVIRKFLDAQRIHNLTAYLQALHRQSLANADHTTLLLNCYTKLKDSLKLEEFIKSSDSEVHFDVEIAIKVLRQAGYHRHAVFLAEKHMHHEWYLKIQLEDLKNYEEGLRYIGRLPFEQAESNMKRYGKTLMHHIPEGTTTLLKGLCTNYHPSGGDAAEIDGHLERNLLNKANSEEFIPIFANNPRELKAYLEHMIEVDPNSPQGVYDTLLELRLQDWAHEQDPERKKILQGESLSLLRSDNTVFDKALVLCQMHNFKEGVLYLYEKGKLYQQIMHYHMQNEVYDKVVEACKRYGEQESCLWEQALGYFARKEEDCKAYISEVLRHIDQNNLMPPLLVVQTLAHNSTATLSVIKDYLINKLQRESRQIEDDERKIRQYRHETAHLRADIHELKTSAKIFQKTKCNMCNSPLELPSVHFLCGHSFHQHCFESYADNEAECPTCAPENRKVMDMLRAQDQKRDLHDHFNRQLQSSHDGFSVVADYFGRGVFNKLTLLTDPPGSKPVENLEVNLQRDLLIRTKRNC, via the exons ATGGCAGCATTCTTGCAGTGGagaaagtttgtattttttgacaAAGACATAGTTAAAGATCCTTCGGATAATGGGAAGACCTTCATGCTTCCAAGTGGAATATCGGCCTGCGACTCTGGACGTGGTCATATTGTTCTTGGCGATAT GGGCGGCAACATCTGGCTTCTGATGCGGGCCTTGCAGCTGACGACCTTTCAGGCTTATAAGTTACGAGTAACACATATCTACCAACTGAAACAGCACAGTATTCTTGTCACAGTCGGGCAGGACGAACATGGAATAAACCCTCTA GTAAAAGTCTGGAATTTGGACAAAAAAGACAGCGGAAGTCCCCTCTGCACGAGAATTTTCCCTGCCATTCCAGGCAACAAACCAACGGAAGTTTCTTGCCTCAGTGTGCATGAGAACCTCAACTTTATGGCCATTG GATTCACAGATGGCAGTGTGGTTCTGACCAAAGGTGACATAACTCGAGATCGTCACAGTAAAACGTTGACTCTGCACGAGGGAACTATCCCAGTCACGGGACTCGCCTTCCGTCAAGTTGCTAAAGTCACTCATCTGTATGTGGCCACGCTTGAGAAAGTCCAC TGCTACACCCTGACCGTCAAAGAGTATCCAAAAGTGGAGCTGGACACTCACGGCTGCGCTCTGCGCTGCTCGTCCCTCACGGATCCTTCGCAGGATTCTCAGTTTATTGTGGCTGGCGACGAATGCGTGTATCTCTACCAGCCTGACGAAAGAGGTCCCTGCTTTGCCTTTGACGGAACCAAGCTGTTGGCACGCTGGCATCGTGGATACCTTTTTTTAGTTATTAGAAATACAAA GACGAGGTTTGCTAGCAGCCCATCAGACAAACAGCTTCTGACCATCTACGATCTGGATAACAAGTTCATCGCCTATAGCGCCTTATTTGATGATGTCATCGACGTGGTGGCTGAGTGGGGCTCCTTCTACGTCCTCACCAGAGACGGTAAAATGCATATTCTCCAGGAGAAGGACACGCAGACCAAGCTGGAA ATGCTCTTCAAGAAGAATTTATTTGTGATGGCGATAAACTTGGCTAAAAGCCAACATCTGGACAGCGACGGACTGTCGGAGATCTTCAGGCAGTACGGCGATCACCTCTACCTTAAGGGAGACCATGATGGTGCCATTCAGCAGTACATTCG CACGATTGGAAAACTCGAGCCATCTTACGTCATTCGCAAATTTCTGGACGCGCAGAGGATTCATAACCTGACGGCTTACCTGCAAGCGTTGCACAGGCAGTCGCTGGCCAACGCTGACCACACCACGCTTCTGCTCAACTGTTACACAAAGCTCAAGGACAGTTTGAAGCTGGAAGAGTTTATCAAG AGCAGCGACAGCGAGGTTCACTTTGATGTCGAGATCGCCATCAAAGTTCTGCGACAGGCCGGCTACCACAGACATGCCGTCTTCTTGGCGGAGAAGCACATGCACCATGAGTGGTATTTGAAGATTCAACTGGAAGATCTCAAG AACTATGAGGAAGGCTTGCGCTACATCGGACGCCTGCCTTTTGAGCAAGCCGAAAGCAACATGAAGCGTTACGGCAAGACGCTAATGCATCATATCCCTGAGGGGACGACGACGCTTCTGAAGGGCCTATGCACCAACTACCACCCGAGCGGGGGGGACGCTGCTGAAATTGACGGCCACTTGGAGAGGAACCTGCTCAACAAG GCCAACTCTGAGGAGTTCATCCCGATTTTTGCCAACAACCCTCGTGAGCTGAAAGCCTACCTGGAGCACATGATTGAGGTGGATCCCAATTCTCCTCAAGGAGTTTACGACACGCTGCTGGAGCTCCGGCTGCAAGACTGGGCTCACGAGCAGGACCCTGAG agaaaaaAGATCCTGCAAGGCGAATCCTTATCACTCCTCAGGAGTGACAATACCGTGTTTGATAAAGCGCTGGTCCTCTGTCAGATGCACAATTTTAAAGAGGGCGTCCTTTACCTGTACGAAAAGGGCAAATT GTACCAACAGATTATGCACTACCACATGCAGAATGAAGTGTATGACAAAGTGGTTGAAGCTTGCAAGCGTTACGGGGAGCAGGAATCTTGCCTGTGGGAACAAGCTTTGGGCTACTTTGCCAGGAAAGAAGAAGACTGCAAGGCCTACATCAGTGAAGTTTTGCGTCACATTGACCAAAATAACCTGATGCCTCCTTTACTTG TTGTGCAGACGCTGGCGCACAACTCGACGGCGACCCTCTCGGTGATCAAAGACTACCTGATCAACAAGCTGCAGCGGGAGAGCCGACAAATTGAGGACGACGAGCGCAAGATACGGCAATATCGCCACGAAACCGCTCACCTTCGCGCCGACATCCACGAGCTCAAGACCAG TGCCAAAATCTTCCAGAAGACCAAGTGCAACATGTGCAACAGTCCCTTGGAGCTGCCGTCCGTTCATTTCCTGTGCGGCCACTCCTTTCACCAACATTGCTTCGAAAGTTACGCCGACAACGAGGCCGAGTGCCCGACGTGCGCGCCGGAAAACCGCAAAGTCATGGACATGCTGCGGGCGCAGGACCAGAAGCGTGACTTGCATGACCACTTCAACAGACAG TTGCAGAGCTCTCATGATGGATTCTCTGTGGTGGCCGACTACTTTGGCCGAGGAGTTTTCAACAAACTCACGCTTCTTACGGACCCGCCCGGCAGCAAACCGGTAGAGAATCTGGAAGTGAATTTGCAGAGAGACCTTCTCATCCGTACCAAGAGGAACTGCTAA